One Mucilaginibacter ginkgonis genomic region harbors:
- the murD gene encoding UDP-N-acetylmuramoyl-L-alanine--D-glutamate ligase — protein sequence MKENKSIPATNFPLQGGRGLLVILGAGESGAGAAFLAKQKGFDVFVSDFGAIANKYKQQLQEWQIPFEEKQHTEDLILNATQVVKSPGIPEKAPLIKKLREKGIPVISEIEFAGRYTNAKMICITGSNGKTTTTSLTYHILKDAGLNVGLAGNIGKSFAYQVATENFDTYVLEISSFMLDDMYQFKADIAVLLNITPDHLDRYDYKFENYAASKFRITQNQTPADHFIYCIDDQATAEGMKMHGSNARLHPFSITNELESGAWLDRETLIIQTNKQQEPLTMSINDLALQGKHNIYNSMASGIVAKVLELRNDTIRESMSNFRNIEHRLEHVAKISGINFINDSKATNVNSTWYALESMPKGVVLILGGVDKGNDYSMLADLVKQKVKAIVCLGRDNARIHEAFKDILTEIVDTTSAQEAVYVSYQLAKKGDTVLLSPACASFDLFKNYEDRGDQFKKAVMEL from the coding sequence GTGAAAGAGAACAAAAGCATACCTGCAACAAACTTCCCCCTTCAGGGGGGTAGGGGGTTATTGGTCATCCTCGGCGCGGGCGAAAGCGGCGCTGGTGCGGCTTTCCTGGCTAAGCAGAAAGGCTTTGATGTGTTCGTGTCTGATTTTGGTGCTATAGCTAACAAGTACAAACAACAGTTACAGGAATGGCAAATACCCTTTGAGGAAAAGCAGCATACCGAAGACTTAATATTAAATGCAACTCAAGTAGTAAAAAGTCCGGGTATACCCGAGAAAGCACCGCTAATAAAGAAACTTCGTGAGAAAGGTATCCCGGTTATTTCGGAAATAGAGTTTGCAGGTAGATATACCAATGCAAAGATGATCTGCATTACCGGCTCAAATGGCAAAACTACTACTACCAGCCTAACGTATCACATTCTGAAAGATGCCGGTTTAAATGTTGGCTTGGCGGGAAATATCGGTAAAAGCTTTGCCTACCAGGTGGCCACAGAAAACTTTGACACTTACGTACTGGAGATCAGCAGCTTTATGCTTGACGATATGTATCAGTTTAAGGCTGACATTGCCGTGCTGTTAAATATCACCCCGGATCACCTTGACCGGTACGACTACAAATTTGAGAATTACGCGGCGTCTAAATTCCGCATTACACAAAATCAAACACCGGCAGATCACTTCATTTACTGTATAGATGACCAGGCTACCGCCGAGGGTATGAAAATGCACGGCAGTAATGCCCGGCTGCATCCATTTTCCATTACTAATGAACTTGAAAGCGGTGCCTGGTTGGACCGCGAAACCCTAATTATACAAACTAACAAACAACAAGAACCACTTACTATGTCAATTAACGACCTGGCCCTGCAAGGAAAGCACAACATCTACAATTCAATGGCCTCCGGTATTGTGGCAAAAGTGCTTGAACTTAGGAATGACACCATACGCGAGAGTATGAGCAATTTCCGCAACATTGAGCACCGCTTAGAGCATGTGGCAAAAATTTCGGGGATAAATTTTATCAACGATTCTAAAGCTACCAATGTAAACTCAACCTGGTATGCTTTAGAAAGTATGCCTAAAGGTGTTGTGCTCATCTTAGGTGGTGTTGACAAAGGCAACGACTATAGCATGCTTGCCGATCTGGTGAAGCAAAAGGTAAAAGCCATTGTGTGCCTTGGCCGGGATAATGCACGCATCCATGAGGCTTTTAAAGATATCCTGACCGAAATAGTTGATACCACCTCGGCGCAGGAAGCGGTGTACGTATCGTATCAGTTAGCCAAAAAAGGCGACACTGTATTGCTGTCACCTGCCTGTGCAAGTTTCGACTTGTTTAAAAACTATGAAGACCGCGGCGACCAGTTCAAAAAAGCGGTAATGGAACTGTAA
- the murC gene encoding UDP-N-acetylmuramate--L-alanine ligase has protein sequence MKLENIKQVYLVGIGGIGMSGLARYFAHLGLSVSGYDKTSTPLTTALESEGIGVIYEDNSALIPAAFNEPDEHTLIIYTPAIPKDAQVLNFFINKGFKLFKRSQVLGIISEGMYTIAVAGTHGKTTTSCMVAHILKHSGKDCSAFLGGIASNYNTNVLYGNNDIMVVEADEYDRSFLTLHPDIAIVTSMDADHLDIYGDHSHLTESFKLFVGQLKKGGNVIAKGGLDIDHTIDYSIKEKAGAYAENMRVEGGEFYFDFKSEKLNIDNIHLGISGIHNVENAVAAIQACLLVDVSPEKIKYALTAFRGVKRRFEYIVKSPEHIYIDDYAHHPEELRAAILSVKKIYPDKKLTAIFQPHLFTRTRDFANGFAEVLSMVDELILLEIYPARELPIEGVTSQMLLDKVTISNKRILSKAETLAAIKEEQPELLLTVGAGDIDTLVSPLKDLLHV, from the coding sequence ATGAAACTCGAAAATATAAAGCAAGTTTACCTGGTTGGCATTGGCGGTATTGGCATGAGTGGCCTTGCCCGCTACTTTGCACATTTGGGGCTTTCTGTTTCGGGGTACGATAAGACTTCCACTCCGCTCACAACCGCTTTAGAGAGCGAAGGCATCGGCGTTATTTATGAAGACAATTCCGCGCTGATCCCTGCTGCCTTCAACGAGCCTGACGAGCATACATTAATTATCTACACACCAGCCATCCCGAAAGATGCACAGGTATTGAATTTCTTTATCAATAAGGGTTTCAAGCTGTTCAAACGCTCGCAGGTATTGGGTATCATAAGCGAAGGCATGTACACCATTGCCGTCGCGGGTACGCACGGCAAAACCACAACGTCATGCATGGTTGCGCATATTTTAAAACACTCGGGCAAAGATTGTTCGGCGTTTTTGGGTGGCATCGCGTCTAACTATAACACCAACGTACTTTACGGCAATAACGACATTATGGTGGTTGAGGCTGATGAGTATGACCGTTCTTTCCTCACACTTCACCCTGACATTGCCATTGTAACTTCGATGGATGCCGACCACCTGGATATTTATGGTGACCATAGCCACCTAACCGAATCATTCAAACTGTTTGTAGGCCAATTGAAAAAGGGCGGCAATGTAATCGCAAAAGGAGGCCTGGATATCGACCATACAATCGACTATAGCATTAAAGAAAAGGCTGGTGCCTACGCCGAAAATATGCGGGTAGAAGGCGGTGAGTTTTACTTTGATTTTAAAAGCGAAAAGCTAAACATCGATAATATTCACCTGGGTATCTCCGGAATTCACAATGTAGAGAACGCGGTAGCAGCCATACAAGCTTGCCTGTTGGTTGACGTATCGCCGGAAAAAATAAAGTATGCGCTTACGGCATTCCGAGGGGTTAAGCGCCGTTTCGAATATATTGTAAAATCGCCTGAGCATATTTACATCGATGATTATGCGCACCACCCGGAAGAGTTGAGGGCCGCCATCTTATCGGTCAAAAAAATATACCCGGATAAAAAACTGACCGCTATTTTTCAGCCACACCTTTTTACTCGCACCCGCGACTTCGCAAATGGATTTGCAGAGGTGCTAAGCATGGTAGACGAACTGATCCTGCTTGAAATTTATCCTGCGCGCGAGTTGCCAATTGAAGGCGTAACCTCGCAAATGCTGCTGGATAAGGTTACGATATCGAACAAAAGAATTTTAAGCAAAGCTGAAACGCTTGCCGCGATAAAGGAAGAACAACCGGAATTGTTACTAACTGTCGGTGCAGGCGATATAGACACATTGGTTTCACCTTTAAAAGATCTGCTGCATGTTTAA
- the murG gene encoding undecaprenyldiphospho-muramoylpentapeptide beta-N-acetylglucosaminyltransferase, producing MESRKIIISGGGTGGHIFPAVAIANAIMQLHPGTEILFVGAQGRMEMEKVPAAGYKIIGLNIQGIQRGSVVKNLMFPVKLFQSVKAAIRIIKDFKPDAAVGVGGYASGPLLYAAWLRGIPCLIQEQNSYAGITNKWLGNKAKKICVAFDGMQKFFPANKIIKTGNPVRRESVEITGRHLPALELYKLSAEKKTILVTGGSLGARTLNNSIRAGLQKLIDADVQLIWQTGKSYYKAVTEELGTEYHNNIIITEFLSRMDLAYAAADIIISRAGAGTIAELCMIKKPVILVPSPNVAEDHQTKNALALIEANAAIMVPDRDAEIKLVDRALELLADDRKQKTIAENIGKLALPHADIDIANEVFKLIRK from the coding sequence GTGGAATCTAGAAAGATAATCATAAGCGGTGGTGGGACAGGGGGGCATATCTTCCCTGCGGTTGCTATTGCTAATGCTATTATGCAGCTGCATCCCGGTACTGAGATATTATTTGTTGGCGCACAAGGCCGTATGGAAATGGAAAAGGTTCCGGCGGCTGGGTATAAAATTATAGGGTTGAACATCCAGGGAATCCAGCGTGGTTCGGTGGTGAAGAACCTAATGTTCCCGGTTAAACTGTTTCAAAGTGTAAAGGCGGCTATCCGCATCATTAAAGACTTTAAACCCGATGCCGCTGTCGGTGTGGGTGGCTATGCATCAGGTCCGCTGTTGTATGCAGCATGGCTGCGCGGCATTCCGTGCTTAATTCAGGAGCAAAACTCTTATGCGGGCATCACCAATAAATGGCTGGGTAACAAGGCCAAAAAAATATGTGTGGCATTTGATGGCATGCAAAAGTTCTTCCCGGCTAATAAGATCATCAAAACGGGTAACCCTGTAAGGCGCGAATCGGTGGAGATTACTGGCAGGCATTTGCCCGCCTTAGAACTCTACAAGCTGTCTGCCGAGAAGAAAACCATTCTGGTGACCGGCGGCAGCCTCGGTGCCAGAACGTTAAATAACAGCATCCGAGCCGGCTTGCAAAAGTTGATCGATGCAGATGTACAATTGATATGGCAAACGGGCAAAAGCTACTATAAGGCAGTAACAGAAGAATTAGGAACCGAATACCACAATAATATCATCATCACAGAATTTTTGTCGAGGATGGATCTGGCTTATGCTGCCGCGGATATCATCATCTCGCGCGCGGGTGCCGGTACCATTGCCGAACTGTGTATGATCAAAAAGCCGGTGATATTGGTGCCATCGCCAAACGTAGCAGAGGATCATCAAACAAAAAACGCTTTGGCGCTAATAGAAGCTAACGCTGCGATAATGGTCCCTGATCGCGACGCGGAAATTAAACTTGTCGACCGTGCGCTTGAACTGCTGGCAGATGATCGCAAGCAAAAAACAATTGCAGAAAATATTGGCAAACTGGCTCTGCCTCACGCGGATATTGACATAGCGAATGAAGTATTTAAACTGATAAGGAAGTAA
- a CDS encoding cell division protein FtsQ/DivIB, giving the protein MFKKHIWRPILITLAWLITISGTVVLMSFINFKKAGVVCKDVKVYIPGSQYFIDKQSVDDILGVSNHALIGRKLENINLHDLEQKLKANPFIDHAKIYADMDGIINVEISQRQPILHIMNQFDQDFYVDRNGLKLPLSNNFTARVLAANGYIEEPFGKVDTLHTPLAKDIYKAADFITKDTLWNAQIAQIYVNQEHEMELIPRVGNQHILIGSADSLKNKMDNLLAFYKQAMPRVGWNTYQVINLKYANQVIGVKKGSMVKIDSTKTANNSIKADSLIKTTQDTSHIKN; this is encoded by the coding sequence ATGTTTAAGAAGCATATCTGGCGGCCGATACTAATTACCCTTGCATGGTTGATAACCATCAGCGGCACTGTTGTGCTTATGAGTTTCATCAACTTTAAAAAGGCAGGCGTAGTTTGTAAAGACGTTAAAGTATATATTCCGGGAAGCCAATACTTCATAGATAAACAATCAGTGGATGATATACTGGGCGTGAGCAACCACGCGCTTATCGGGCGCAAATTGGAGAACATCAACCTCCATGACCTGGAGCAAAAGTTAAAGGCCAACCCGTTTATAGACCATGCAAAGATCTACGCCGATATGGACGGTATCATCAATGTAGAGATCAGCCAGCGCCAGCCTATCCTGCATATCATGAACCAGTTTGACCAGGATTTTTACGTTGACCGAAACGGGCTGAAACTGCCGTTATCAAATAATTTTACCGCAAGGGTATTGGCAGCTAACGGATACATTGAAGAGCCATTTGGTAAAGTAGACACACTACACACGCCGTTAGCAAAGGACATCTACAAAGCGGCGGACTTTATCACAAAAGACACTTTATGGAACGCGCAGATAGCGCAGATCTATGTAAACCAGGAACATGAAATGGAACTGATTCCGCGGGTAGGTAACCAGCATATATTAATTGGGAGTGCCGATTCCCTGAAAAATAAAATGGATAACCTGCTGGCTTTTTACAAGCAAGCAATGCCGCGTGTAGGCTGGAATACTTACCAGGTAATCAACTTAAAATACGCTAACCAGGTGATAGGGGTAAAGAAGGGCAGTATGGTTAAGATCGACTCGACCAAAACAGCAAACAACTCTATCAAAGCAGATAGCTTAATAAAAACGACTCAAGACACATCTCACATAAAAAACTGA
- a CDS encoding penicillin-binding protein yields the protein MSIRTNILLRVYLAFGLILLFAFAVAVQLFRVQFVQGTKWRSMAKAMSTRYMTVEAARGNIFSADGSLLATSVPEYELHMDMLAGGIADDKVFYAKVDSLALKMAQLFGDRSPREYSRILRDARQDSSRYQLIRRRVGYQELKKIRQFPIFNMGKYKGGLIVVQKNRRILPFRALAMRTIGYKNENVKNGVGLEGSYAQYINGENGQRLMQRIAGGTWMPVNTDDEISPKDGADIISTIDVNLQDVAQNALEKALIKSNADHGAVILMEVQTGEVKALANLTKVSDGVYKEQFNYAIAGNQDPGSTFKVASYMALLEDHKVDTNTMVATGNYQIPGKLITDSHGSIGTVTVKKAFEESSNAAVASLVNRAYKDNQAQFTNHLYDWHLQEKMGLQIPGEAQPVVKNPSNRSWNKNMTLPQMAYGYEMQLTPLKMLSFYNAVANNGKYIAPVFVKEIQRMGNTVQRFQARVIDEKLCSDVTLHKMQDMLAGVVSEGTGKGIVNNPLYKIAGKTGTAQVADGNKGYKAKKQYQASFCGYFPADHPKYSLIVVINDPKNGYYAAYISGPPFREIADKVYAADIKTAKQTPPTFYADATTPATYKSGNLKALQHVYAKLGVKGAPSNDTTIGMGADTSEQPVAKGKLKADGVPSVLGMDLSDALYVMGNAGYKVAVRGSGLVKNQSVTGGSLIPKGSKIILELQ from the coding sequence ATGAGTATCCGCACCAATATATTGCTTAGGGTTTACCTGGCTTTCGGCCTGATACTGCTGTTCGCGTTTGCAGTAGCCGTTCAATTGTTCAGGGTGCAATTTGTACAGGGTACCAAGTGGCGCTCAATGGCAAAGGCTATGTCGACCCGTTACATGACGGTTGAAGCTGCCAGGGGTAATATCTTTTCTGCAGACGGCAGCCTTTTGGCCACATCTGTACCTGAGTACGAATTGCACATGGACATGCTGGCCGGTGGCATTGCTGATGACAAAGTATTTTACGCCAAAGTAGATTCGCTTGCGTTAAAGATGGCGCAACTGTTCGGTGACAGATCGCCGCGCGAATATTCAAGGATTTTAAGGGACGCCCGTCAGGATAGCTCTCGTTATCAGTTGATCCGCCGCAGGGTTGGATATCAGGAACTAAAGAAGATCCGCCAGTTCCCTATTTTCAATATGGGTAAATACAAAGGCGGGCTTATAGTGGTGCAAAAGAACCGCCGCATTTTGCCTTTCCGCGCATTAGCTATGCGTACCATCGGCTACAAAAATGAGAACGTTAAAAACGGCGTTGGCCTTGAAGGGTCGTACGCGCAATATATCAACGGAGAGAACGGTCAGCGGTTAATGCAGCGCATTGCCGGCGGTACCTGGATGCCGGTAAATACTGATGATGAAATATCGCCAAAAGACGGCGCTGATATTATCTCAACTATCGATGTAAACCTTCAGGATGTTGCTCAGAACGCCTTAGAAAAAGCATTGATAAAAAGTAACGCCGATCATGGCGCCGTAATCTTGATGGAAGTGCAAACCGGAGAGGTGAAAGCATTGGCTAACCTCACTAAGGTAAGCGACGGTGTTTACAAAGAGCAATTCAACTACGCCATAGCCGGCAACCAGGATCCCGGGTCGACCTTTAAGGTTGCCTCTTACATGGCCTTGTTAGAAGACCATAAGGTGGATACAAACACCATGGTCGCTACCGGCAATTACCAGATACCGGGAAAACTAATCACAGATTCGCACGGCAGTATCGGTACGGTTACTGTTAAGAAGGCGTTCGAAGAATCATCAAACGCTGCTGTGGCATCACTGGTAAACAGAGCTTATAAAGATAACCAGGCACAGTTTACCAATCACCTGTATGACTGGCACCTGCAGGAGAAAATGGGTTTGCAGATCCCGGGCGAGGCGCAACCTGTAGTTAAAAATCCATCGAATCGCAGCTGGAACAAAAACATGACGCTGCCGCAAATGGCTTATGGTTATGAAATGCAGCTTACACCATTGAAAATGTTGTCGTTCTATAATGCTGTCGCAAACAATGGTAAATATATAGCACCGGTTTTTGTAAAAGAGATACAGCGCATGGGCAACACGGTACAGCGCTTTCAGGCACGTGTTATTGACGAAAAATTGTGTTCTGATGTAACACTGCACAAAATGCAGGATATGCTGGCCGGCGTAGTGAGCGAGGGCACAGGCAAAGGCATCGTAAATAATCCGCTTTACAAAATAGCAGGCAAAACAGGTACTGCACAGGTTGCCGATGGCAACAAAGGTTACAAGGCTAAAAAGCAATATCAGGCATCTTTCTGCGGATATTTTCCTGCAGACCATCCCAAATATTCTTTAATAGTAGTAATTAACGACCCTAAGAACGGCTACTATGCCGCTTACATCTCTGGCCCGCCGTTCCGCGAGATAGCTGACAAAGTTTACGCGGCAGATATCAAAACTGCAAAGCAAACACCGCCGACTTTTTACGCGGATGCCACTACGCCTGCTACTTACAAATCTGGTAACCTTAAAGCACTGCAGCATGTCTATGCCAAACTGGGTGTTAAAGGCGCGCCTTCGAATGATACAACAATTGGTATGGGTGCGGATACCAGTGAGCAGCCGGTTGCCAAAGGAAAACTTAAGGCAGATGGTGTGCCCTCTGTTTTAGGTATGGACCTCAGTGACGCGCTTTATGTAATGGGTAACGCCGGCTACAAAGTAGCTGTCCGTGGCAGCGGATTGGTTAAAAACCAATCGGTAACAGGCGGAAGTTTAATACCCAAAGGCTCTAAAATAATACTGGAACTGCAATGA
- a CDS encoding UDP-N-acetylmuramoyl-L-alanyl-D-glutamate--2,6-diaminopimelate ligase: MKNLSDILDGIAFTELQGGADVQITGITADSRKVVPGTLFVAVKGTLVDGHKFIDQAINDGAVAIVCEDLPGHTANAAEFLMVADSAEALGKLSSNFYDNPSAKLKLVGVTGTNGKTTVATLLYKLFTDLGYKCGLVSTVENQIAGKIIPSTHTTPDPVALNGLIADMVNAGCDYCFMEVSSHAVAQHRISGLQFSGGIFTNLTHDHLDYHKTFDNYLKAKKAFFDGLPKNAFALTNLDDKNGSVMLQNTRAHKKSYALKTMADFKVRILENQFNGLLLNIDSEEVWFKMVGAFNAYNLLAVYAAAMLLDQDKAKTLTSLSKLSGAEGRFDYVVSPNKIIGIVDYAHTPDAVQNVLSTIKDVKSGNEKVITIIGCGGDRDKTKRPVMAKTACDWSDKVILTSDNPRSEDPAQIIKDMEAGVDPSNQRKTISIVDRREAIKTAVHLANPGDIILLAGKGHEKYQEIKGVKTHFDDKEELLEQFKTLS; the protein is encoded by the coding sequence ATGAAGAACCTAAGCGACATATTAGACGGGATTGCCTTTACAGAATTGCAGGGCGGCGCCGATGTGCAGATCACCGGCATCACTGCCGACTCGCGTAAGGTTGTACCCGGGACTTTATTTGTTGCAGTTAAAGGAACCCTGGTCGACGGGCATAAATTTATCGACCAAGCTATCAACGACGGTGCGGTTGCCATAGTTTGCGAAGACTTGCCCGGTCATACGGCTAACGCTGCAGAGTTTTTAATGGTAGCCGATTCGGCCGAGGCACTAGGTAAGCTGTCTTCAAACTTTTATGACAACCCATCGGCTAAACTAAAATTGGTGGGCGTAACCGGCACAAACGGTAAAACCACCGTTGCCACGCTGCTTTACAAATTATTTACAGACCTGGGTTACAAATGCGGTTTGGTTTCTACAGTTGAAAATCAGATAGCAGGTAAGATTATTCCTTCAACTCATACTACACCAGACCCGGTTGCACTTAACGGTTTAATTGCAGACATGGTCAATGCCGGTTGCGATTACTGCTTTATGGAAGTAAGTTCACACGCGGTTGCCCAGCACCGCATAAGCGGCTTGCAGTTTTCTGGAGGGATTTTCACCAACCTAACGCATGACCACTTAGACTATCATAAAACCTTTGATAATTATCTGAAAGCTAAAAAGGCTTTTTTTGATGGCTTGCCTAAAAACGCCTTCGCGCTCACTAACCTTGACGATAAAAATGGTAGCGTAATGCTGCAAAATACGCGTGCCCATAAAAAGAGCTATGCGTTGAAAACCATGGCCGATTTTAAGGTGAGGATATTGGAGAACCAATTCAACGGTTTACTGCTCAATATCGATAGCGAGGAAGTATGGTTTAAAATGGTAGGCGCCTTCAACGCTTACAACCTGCTGGCCGTGTATGCTGCCGCGATGCTGTTAGACCAGGACAAGGCTAAAACCTTAACCAGCCTGAGTAAGCTATCGGGTGCAGAAGGCCGGTTTGACTATGTAGTATCGCCAAACAAGATCATTGGTATTGTAGATTACGCACACACTCCTGATGCTGTTCAGAATGTACTGAGCACTATCAAAGATGTTAAGAGCGGCAACGAAAAGGTGATCACCATCATAGGATGCGGCGGCGACAGGGATAAAACCAAACGCCCGGTTATGGCAAAAACCGCCTGCGACTGGAGCGATAAAGTGATACTAACGTCTGACAATCCACGCTCTGAAGACCCGGCGCAGATCATAAAGGATATGGAAGCCGGTGTAGATCCGTCGAACCAGCGTAAAACCATCAGCATAGTTGACCGCCGCGAAGCGATAAAAACTGCTGTTCACCTGGCTAACCCGGGCGACATTATTTTATTAGCCGGCAAAGGCCATGAGAAATATCAGGAGATAAAAGGGGTTAAAACCCACTTTGATGATAAAGAAGAACTACTTGAACAATTTAAAACATTAAGCTAA
- the mraY gene encoding phospho-N-acetylmuramoyl-pentapeptide-transferase codes for MLYYLFSYLDRNFNIPGAGVFQYITFRMGLAVITSLIVTTVYGRRLIDYIRFKQVGETVRNLGLEGQMQKQGTPTMGGIIILLGILIPTLLFAKLDNVYVILMLVTTVWLGAIGFLDDYIKVFKKNKEGLAGRFKIIGQVGLALIVGYTMYFNSNIIIRQEVKLPVKYDVPVGFHMKGNTPVYTQDIKSTKTTVPFYKNNEFDYGKVLKFLGKGYERYALIVFLAFVIFIITFISNGANITDGIDGLATGTSAIIGITLAVFAYVSGNTVIADYLNIMYIPNSGELVIFAGAFVGACVGFLWYNSYPAQVFMGDTGSLAIGGIIAVFAIMIRKELLLPILCGVFVVENCSVIIQVAWFKYTKRKYGEGRRVFLMAPLHHHYQKKGFHEAKIVTRFWIICIMLAIVTFITLKTR; via the coding sequence ATGCTTTATTACCTGTTCAGCTACTTAGACAGAAACTTCAATATCCCCGGCGCGGGTGTGTTTCAGTACATCACGTTCAGGATGGGGCTTGCCGTTATTACGTCTTTGATCGTCACTACGGTGTATGGTCGCCGGTTGATCGATTACATTCGCTTTAAACAAGTTGGCGAAACAGTGCGTAATCTGGGCCTTGAAGGGCAGATGCAAAAGCAGGGTACGCCTACCATGGGTGGTATCATCATCTTGTTGGGCATCCTTATCCCAACGTTGCTTTTTGCAAAGCTGGATAATGTGTACGTGATACTGATGCTGGTTACGACAGTTTGGCTGGGGGCTATTGGTTTCCTGGACGATTACATCAAGGTATTTAAGAAAAACAAAGAAGGTTTAGCAGGCAGGTTTAAGATCATCGGTCAGGTAGGTTTGGCGTTAATTGTTGGCTACACCATGTACTTCAACAGCAATATCATCATCCGCCAGGAAGTAAAATTGCCCGTTAAATATGATGTTCCGGTTGGCTTTCACATGAAAGGCAATACACCCGTTTACACACAGGATATTAAGTCGACCAAAACCACAGTGCCTTTTTATAAGAACAACGAGTTTGATTATGGCAAAGTGCTTAAGTTTTTAGGGAAAGGATATGAGCGTTATGCGTTGATCGTGTTCTTGGCCTTTGTGATCTTCATCATTACTTTTATTTCAAACGGGGCGAACATCACGGATGGGATAGACGGACTGGCGACGGGTACATCGGCAATCATCGGTATAACGCTGGCGGTTTTCGCCTACGTGTCCGGCAATACGGTTATAGCCGACTACCTGAATATTATGTACATCCCTAACTCGGGCGAGCTGGTAATTTTTGCCGGCGCGTTTGTGGGTGCTTGTGTAGGTTTTCTGTGGTACAATTCATACCCGGCGCAGGTTTTTATGGGTGATACAGGCAGTTTAGCCATTGGTGGTATAATAGCAGTATTTGCTATCATGATCCGTAAAGAGTTACTGCTGCCAATTTTATGCGGCGTGTTCGTGGTAGAGAATTGCTCGGTGATTATACAGGTTGCCTGGTTTAAATATACTAAACGCAAATACGGTGAAGGCCGCAGGGTTTTTCTGATGGCGCCTTTACACCACCACTATCAAAAGAAAGGATTTCATGAAGCAAAGATTGTGACACGTTTCTGGATCATTTGCATCATGCTGGCTATAGTAACATTTATAACGCTGAAAACGAGATAA
- a CDS encoding FtsW/RodA/SpoVE family cell cycle protein codes for MTSLRIDHILSKTRGDRWIWIIVIMLSVISMMAVYSSIGTLAYTRGVGAESILVKHMFMIVGGIALMYISHKLDYRYYAGISKLLMVITIPLLVYTLFFGSHINGASRWVAIPGTGLSFQTSDLAKLALITYLARLLSRKQENIKDVKQSFVPIMGSVCLVFALIGPANLSTGLMLFGVSILLLIMGRISVKQIAVVCAAGAVLLAGMLTFGGRKGTHSSRMETFLHPERADPDKVFQSNHAKIAIASGGLFGKGPGRSTERNYLPEAFSDEIFAIIVEEYGVFGGLFVMGIYIFLLYRCIRIVTKAPKAFGALLAAGLSFSLTIQAFANMAVAVGLGPVTGVPLPLVSMGGTSILFTSVAFGIILSVSRHIDENTEAAGKKVVVGEIMEVAA; via the coding sequence ATGACTTCACTTAGAATAGACCATATACTTAGCAAAACCAGGGGCGACCGTTGGATATGGATCATTGTGATCATGCTGTCGGTTATTTCTATGATGGCGGTTTACAGTTCCATCGGTACGCTGGCTTATACACGTGGTGTAGGTGCCGAATCGATTTTGGTTAAGCACATGTTCATGATAGTTGGTGGCATAGCTTTGATGTACATCTCGCACAAGCTGGATTATCGCTATTACGCGGGTATCTCAAAGCTGTTGATGGTTATCACCATTCCGCTTTTGGTTTACACTTTATTTTTTGGTTCGCACATCAACGGTGCAAGCCGCTGGGTTGCAATCCCGGGTACCGGGTTAAGTTTTCAAACTTCAGATTTGGCTAAACTGGCGCTTATTACTTACCTGGCACGTTTGCTGTCGCGCAAGCAGGAAAATATAAAAGACGTTAAGCAATCATTTGTGCCCATTATGGGCTCAGTGTGTTTGGTGTTCGCCCTAATCGGGCCGGCGAATTTATCAACCGGGCTAATGCTTTTTGGCGTAAGCATTTTGCTGTTGATCATGGGCCGCATCAGTGTAAAACAGATAGCGGTGGTTTGCGCCGCAGGAGCGGTATTGCTGGCAGGTATGCTAACTTTCGGCGGACGTAAAGGCACGCACAGCTCGCGTATGGAAACCTTCCTGCACCCGGAGCGTGCCGATCCGGATAAGGTATTCCAAAGCAACCACGCTAAAATAGCCATAGCCAGTGGCGGGCTGTTTGGTAAAGGTCCCGGCCGCAGCACAGAACGTAACTATTTGCCCGAGGCATTCTCTGATGAGATCTTCGCCATAATTGTTGAAGAATATGGGGTGTTCGGTGGATTATTTGTGATGGGTATCTATATATTTTTGTTATACAGATGTATACGGATAGTTACAAAGGCGCCAAAAGCATTTGGGGCGTTACTGGCGGCGGGGCTAAGCTTTAGCTTAACCATCCAGGCATTTGCTAATATGGCGGTAGCCGTTGGTTTAGGCCCGGTAACAGGTGTGCCTTTGCCTTTAGTTAGTATGGGTGGTACATCTATATTATTTACCAGCGTGGCATTTGGTATAATCCTGTCTGTAAGCAGGCACATAGATGAAAATACCGAAGCTGCGGGCAAAAAAGTAGTAGTAGGCGAGATAATGGAAGTAGCCGCTTGA